The following proteins are co-located in the Malus sylvestris chromosome 13, drMalSylv7.2, whole genome shotgun sequence genome:
- the LOC126597353 gene encoding uncharacterized protein LOC126597353 produces the protein MSSLCCSGLALQWRHRSVRFFLFLRSNTRTSCSRSSITFVPRVTSSSTNDDAVSAPKPPQLGYDPSEDLFGLEANSKPRNVSLGARKPRSWFGPNGQYIRELPCPSCRGRGYTPCSDCGIERSRSDCSQCVGKGIMTCRQCSGECVIWEESIDERPWEKARSISPLRVKEDDEVDNLDIKLVKRKSKRVYQSPPPEVGLKISRSLKSLNAKTGLFSKRMKIIHRDPMLHAQRVAAIKKAKGTAAARKHTSEALKAFFSDPENRRKRSISMTGVKFYCRNCGREGHRRHYCPELKGGLINRQFTCGVCGEKGHNRRTCPKSRLMSSHKSGVRRHHHCKICGQRGHNRRTCPKLIGAKVKLGSRRTYKCRMCQENGHNSRTCPNRFVSS, from the exons TTTGTTGCTCTGGACTCGCACTGCAATGGAGGCACAGGAGCGTccgcttctttctttttcttcgctCCAACACAAGGACTAGTTGCAGTCGCAGCAGTATTACGTTCGTGCCCAGAGTCACTTCATCTTCAACCAACGACGACGCCGTCTCAGCCCCCAAACCACCGCAG TTGGGTTATGATCCTTCCGAAGACTTATTCGGGCTCGAGGCCAATTCAAAGCCGAG GAATGTTAGTTTGGGTGCTCGCAAACCAAGGTCGTGGTTTGGTCCAAATGGGCAGTATATCAGGGAGCTGCCTTGCCCGAGTTGCCGGGGAAGGGGATATACTCCTTGTTCGGACTGTGGTATAGAAAGGTCCAGATCAGATTGTTCACAGTGTGTTGGGAAG GGCATAATGACTTGTCGTCAGTGTTCGGGAGAGTGTGTCATATGGGAAGAGTCGATTGATGAACGACCATGGGAGAAAGCCCGCTCAAT TTCTCCGCTCAGAGTGAAGGAAGATGATGAAGTTGACAATTTAGACATAAAGCTAGTAAAGAGAAAATCGAAGCGAGTGTACCAATCACCACCACCTGAAGTTGGACTGAAGATCAGCCGGTCTCTAAAA AGTCTGAATGCCAAAACCGGTCTATTTAGTAAGAGAATGAAGATCATCCATCGCGATCCTATGCTTCATGCTCAAAGAGTGGCTGCAATTAAG aaagccaAAGGAACTGCTGCAGCAAGAAAGCATACTTCGGAGGCTTTAAAAGCTTTCTTTAGTGACCCAGAAAACCGTCGCAAAAGGAGCATTTCCATGACGG GAGTAAAATTTTACTGCCGAAACTGCGGACGCGAGGGGCATAGAAGACACTACTGTCCAGAATTAAAGGGTGGTTTGATAAATAGACAGTTCACCTGTGGCGTTTGCGGCGAAAAGGGCCATAACAGAAGAACCTGTCCAAAGTCGAGGTTGATGAGCAGTCACAAAAGCGGGGTTAGAAGACATCACCACTGCAAGATATGTGGTCAAAGAGGCCATAATCGCAGGACATGCCCCAAACTTATTGGGGCGAAGGTCAAGCTTGGCAGCAGAAGAACATACAAGTGCAGGATGTGCCAAGAGAATGGGCATAATAGTAGGACATGTCCTAATAGATTTGTATCTTCCTGA
- the LOC126597352 gene encoding uncharacterized protein LOC126597352 encodes MAMQSGIGVSKILILAGAGYTGTILLKNGKLSELLGELQSLLNGSGEHADGDYDSLTAQISRMTAEIRQIGSSRGGGTVFVNGNGSQIGNMTSLIMPAATLGAVGYGYMWWKGLKFSDMMYVTKRGMATAVENLTKNLDNVKEAVAKAKKHLTQRIQHVDDKMAEQNELSRSIKEDVAGVQHSLTDIDYDLSRLQSMVSGLDHKMGSLEQKQDLANLGVIYLVNFVDGKKVEMPKTLQKQLENSGKSRGRLLSYSDTSGLMGLKEIADSLSETLNPSTDAIVKDDTEMTGEYQKNNLIRSVSTRC; translated from the exons ATGGCTATGCAGAGCGGAATAGGGGTTTCCAAGATCCTGATCTTAGCTGGGGCAG GGTATACTGGCACCATCCTTCTTAAGAACGGTAAATTATCCGAGCTGCTCGGTGAACTTCAG TCATTGTTGAATGGATCCGGGGAACACGCAGACGGTGACTATGATTCCCTCACAGCACAG ATTAGCCGAATGACAGCTGAGATCAGGCAAATTGGCTCGTCGCGTGGCGGGGGAACGGTTTTTGTGAATGGGAACGGTAGCCAAATTG gTAATATGACATCACTAATAATGCCAGCAGCTACCTTGGGAGCAGTGGGTTATGGATACATGTGGTGGAAG GGTCTAAAATTCTCAGATATGATGTATGTGACAAAGCGTGGTATGGCTACTGCTGTTGAGAACTTGACTAAAAATCTGGATAACGTGAAGGAGGCTGTTGCT AAAGCAAAGAAGCACCTGACGCAGAGGATTCAGCATGTGGATGACAAAATGGCGGAGCAAAATGAGCTCTCAAGGTCAATTAAGGAAGAT GTTGCTGGAGTGCAACATTCTCTTACTGATATTGACTATGACTTGAGTAGATTGCAGAGCATGGTTTCTGGTTTG GATCATAAGATGGGTTCTCTTGAACAAAAGCAG GATCTTGCAAATCTTGGTGTTATCTACCTGGTCAATTTTGTCGAtggaaaaaaagttgaaatgcCTAAAACTCTGCAG AAGCAACTTGAAAACTCTGGGAAGTCACGTGGTCGTTTACTCTCATATTCAGATACTTCAGGCCTGATG GGTCTTAAAGAAATTGCGGACTCTCTGTCTGAAACATTAAATCCATCAACTGATGCTATTGTGAAAGATGATACTGAAATGACAGGAGAGTATCAGAAGAATAACCTAATAAG GTCAGTGTCAACCAGGTGTTGA